A window from Amblyomma americanum isolate KBUSLIRL-KWMA chromosome 7, ASM5285725v1, whole genome shotgun sequence encodes these proteins:
- the LOC144097545 gene encoding uncharacterized protein LOC144097545, with protein sequence MHNFVHFISMLALTHGQAAPLLTVPAKPAPTKSDAQVQCTAPVPWKSAQVAFMPKTKGVGVQTGHATQEDESQTDFTVADIMLQEDTTLRCSTPNWDGLSATFEENLHENTYQPSLNTSAVFSFEPSPPRRFSVCEDCFLQLTNLCRKCHHPAYFSLKVIGSLVVVTRPNMHSTKWYRQPTQRQIGLGNVLLAAAILFTGCSPTQPLRLVENAGICSFSKRTYDSIQKDILFPAEYKVCVLIL encoded by the exons atgcacaattttgttcattttatttcgaTGTTAGCGCTTACCCATGGCCAAGCAGCACCGCTTCTCACAGTGCCAGCAAAACCTGCACCTACCAAGTCTGATGCACAGGTTCAATGCACAGCCCCAGTGCCATGGAAATCTGCGCAGGTGGCATTCATGCCTAAAACGAAAGGTGTTGGTGTGCAAACAGGGCATGCAACACAGGAAGATG AATCTCAGACAGACTTCACAGTTGCCGATATTATGCTGCAAGAGGACACAACTCTGAGATGTTCGACGCCAAACTGGGATGGTTTGTCTGCAACATTCGAAGAGAATCTTCATGAGAATACTTACCAACCAAGTTTGAACACCTCAGCAGT GTTTTCCTTTGaaccatcaccacctcggaggTTCAGTGTTTGTGAGGACTGCTTTCTGCAACTCACCAATCTCTGCAGGAAGTGCCATCACCCAGCATATTTTTCACTGAAG GTCATCGGCTCTCTTGTTGTGGTGACACGTCCAAATATGCACAGCACAAAGTGGTATAGACAGCCAACACAGAGGCAGATTGGACTTGGCAACGTGCTTCTGGCCGCTGCCATTTTGTTCACAGGATGCAGCCCAACGCAACCCCTGCGACTCGTGGAGAATGCCGGCATCTGCTCCTTTTCAAAGCGCACATACGACAGTATCCAAAAGGACATCTTGTTCCCAGCCGAGTATAAGGTTTGCGTGCTTATTTTATAA